From a single Sediminibacterium sp. KACHI17 genomic region:
- the fmt gene encoding methionyl-tRNA formyltransferase: MRIIFMGTPEFAVASLDALMKAGLNIIAVVTAPDKPAGRGLKMHESAVKQYATANGLPVLQPIRLKDPDFILSLQQLKADLQIVVAFRMLPEVVWNMPPLGTINLHGSLLPQYRGAAPINWAVINGEKETGVTTFKLKHEIDTGDILLQRAFGIAEDETAGDVHDRMKVIGADLLVETVKGLAAGTLKEKPQDALATNTVLKHAPKIFTETCVIDWSHSTLDIHNLIRGLSPFPGALTKLDGKVLKIYKSATEYQDHQQPIGTMFTDGKNFLKFATSNGFIHVLDLQLEGKKRMSVTDFLRGYRPQ; this comes from the coding sequence ATGCGTATCATTTTCATGGGAACTCCTGAGTTTGCAGTAGCATCACTAGATGCACTGATGAAAGCAGGATTGAATATTATAGCTGTTGTTACTGCTCCCGACAAACCTGCCGGAAGAGGACTGAAAATGCATGAAAGTGCTGTGAAACAATATGCAACTGCAAATGGCTTACCTGTACTTCAGCCAATAAGATTAAAAGATCCGGATTTTATTCTCAGTCTGCAGCAGTTAAAGGCAGATCTGCAAATTGTTGTTGCTTTTCGTATGCTACCTGAAGTAGTATGGAATATGCCTCCTCTTGGAACCATTAATCTTCACGGATCCCTATTGCCCCAGTATCGTGGCGCTGCCCCTATCAATTGGGCTGTGATCAATGGAGAAAAAGAAACAGGTGTTACCACTTTCAAACTCAAGCACGAAATTGATACTGGTGATATCCTTTTGCAACGCGCATTTGGTATTGCGGAAGATGAAACAGCCGGTGATGTACACGACCGAATGAAAGTCATTGGTGCAGACCTTTTGGTTGAAACAGTCAAAGGTCTCGCAGCAGGTACGCTCAAAGAAAAACCTCAGGATGCATTAGCAACAAATACAGTTTTGAAACATGCTCCTAAAATTTTCACAGAAACCTGCGTGATTGATTGGTCACATTCAACTTTAGACATTCATAATCTGATACGGGGGTTATCGCCATTCCCCGGTGCACTAACCAAACTAGATGGTAAGGTTTTAAAGATTTATAAAAGTGCTACCGAATACCAGGATCACCAACAACCTATTGGCACTATGTTTACAGACGGGAAGAATTTTTTAAAATTTGCTACTTCGAATGGATTCATCCATGTGTTGGATCTGCAGTTAGAGGGAAAGAAAAGAATGTCTGTAACAGATTTTCTGCGAGGATATCGTCCCCAATAG
- the pepT gene encoding peptidase T, producing MTSNAFTVTERFLRYVQIDTQSDPHSTLSPSTEKQKHLSRLLFDELKQIGLTDVYTDEYGYVYATIPANIDRSVPVICFCSHVDTASDCSGTNVKPILHKNYQGQEIVLPDDTTQIIHMENHPYLKQQIGKDIITASGLTLLGADDKSGVAIIMDMAHYLMQHPEIPHGTIKILFTPDEEVGRGTDHVDLNHLGADFAYTLDGGELGTYEDETFSADGYTLHFYGVSAHPGYAKGKMVNALKLAGILLQQLPATEWCPEATQGKEGFVHPVHMEGTAEKASIEFIIRDFDTSQLAIYENRLLQMAEAIVTQYPGAKVEAVVREQYRNMKEIIDQHPEMEINAREAYAMAGIPFIKEPIRGGTDGSRLSFMGLPCANIFTGMQGIHSRQEWVSVYDMEKSVEVLVNLVQAWAK from the coding sequence ATGACGTCGAACGCATTTACTGTTACCGAAAGATTTTTAAGATATGTACAGATCGATACTCAAAGTGATCCACATAGTACCTTGAGTCCCAGTACTGAGAAACAAAAACATCTTTCGCGTTTGTTATTTGATGAGTTAAAACAAATAGGGCTCACTGATGTGTATACAGATGAGTATGGTTATGTATACGCTACCATACCTGCAAATATTGACCGATCTGTTCCTGTAATTTGTTTTTGTAGTCATGTTGATACTGCTTCGGATTGTAGTGGCACCAATGTTAAACCCATACTGCATAAAAATTATCAAGGTCAGGAGATCGTATTACCTGATGATACTACGCAGATCATTCACATGGAAAATCATCCGTATCTCAAACAGCAGATCGGAAAAGATATCATTACTGCAAGTGGACTTACATTATTAGGTGCGGATGATAAGAGCGGAGTAGCGATAATCATGGATATGGCTCACTATTTAATGCAACATCCGGAAATACCTCATGGTACAATTAAAATACTTTTTACTCCTGATGAAGAAGTGGGAAGGGGAACCGATCATGTTGATTTGAATCATTTGGGTGCTGATTTCGCATATACATTAGATGGGGGTGAGTTGGGTACTTATGAAGACGAAACCTTTAGCGCTGATGGATATACGCTTCACTTTTATGGTGTAAGCGCTCATCCGGGATATGCGAAAGGTAAAATGGTGAATGCACTGAAACTTGCCGGCATTCTTTTGCAACAGTTACCTGCAACAGAATGGTGTCCGGAAGCAACGCAGGGAAAGGAAGGTTTTGTGCATCCGGTTCATATGGAAGGAACCGCCGAAAAAGCCAGTATTGAATTTATCATCCGGGATTTTGATACCAGTCAGTTAGCTATATATGAAAATAGATTGCTTCAAATGGCAGAAGCAATTGTTACGCAATATCCAGGAGCAAAAGTGGAAGCTGTAGTACGCGAACAATACCGTAATATGAAGGAAATCATTGATCAGCATCCTGAAATGGAGATCAATGCAAGAGAAGCATATGCAATGGCGGGTATCCCTTTTATAAAAGAACCTATACGTGGTGGAACTGATGGGAGTAGACTTAGTTTTATGGGATTACCATGTGCAAATATTTTTACAGGTATGCAGGGTATTCATAGCAGACAAGAATGGGTGAGTGTCTATGATATGGAGAAGAGTGTTGAAGTATTGGTGAACCTGGTTCAGGCTTGGGCAAAATAA
- a CDS encoding nucleoside permease has product MNTKTGSLLASMMFFEYFIWGAWYVTMGTYMGEHLQATGVEIGAAYSALAIATMISPFFVGMIADRFFAAQKIMGVLHLIGGALLFLATQITDSSTFYWVILGYSLLYMPTIALSNSVAFSQMTDPGKQFPWIRVFGTLGWIVAGVLIGQLGIEKTASTFHMAAAVSVGLGLLSFVLPNTPPNGADGSASKALGTEAFVLFKERPYLIFFIAAILVCIPLSFYYGFANPFLNELNFENAASKMTLGQVSEAVFILAIPFLFNRIGVKNMILLGMAAWILRYVFFAYGDTGNNTWMLYAGIILHGICYDFFFVTGYMYTEKKAGAKIKNAAQGLFTFATYGVGMFIGTWFSGYIVDTYKTGETHNWLNIWYVPAYIAMGVLVYFILFFKEKKTA; this is encoded by the coding sequence ATGAATACCAAAACCGGATCGCTGCTTGCCTCCATGATGTTCTTTGAATACTTCATTTGGGGTGCCTGGTATGTTACCATGGGAACGTATATGGGTGAACATTTACAGGCAACAGGAGTTGAAATTGGTGCTGCTTACAGTGCTCTTGCCATTGCAACCATGATCTCTCCCTTTTTTGTCGGAATGATCGCTGATCGTTTTTTTGCTGCACAAAAAATCATGGGTGTACTACACCTGATCGGTGGCGCACTTCTTTTTCTGGCCACTCAAATAACTGATAGTAGTACTTTTTACTGGGTGATCCTGGGTTACTCCCTTTTATATATGCCAACCATTGCATTAAGTAATAGTGTTGCCTTCTCACAAATGACGGATCCCGGAAAACAGTTTCCATGGATTCGCGTTTTCGGTACACTCGGATGGATCGTTGCGGGAGTATTGATCGGACAATTAGGAATCGAAAAAACTGCTTCAACTTTCCATATGGCTGCCGCTGTATCTGTTGGACTAGGATTATTGAGCTTTGTATTACCCAATACACCTCCGAACGGTGCAGATGGTTCAGCTTCAAAAGCATTGGGAACCGAGGCATTTGTATTATTTAAAGAAAGACCTTATTTGATTTTCTTTATTGCCGCTATCCTTGTTTGTATTCCTCTTTCATTTTACTATGGGTTTGCCAATCCATTCCTGAATGAACTGAATTTTGAAAATGCTGCGAGTAAGATGACCTTAGGACAGGTATCTGAAGCAGTATTTATTCTTGCCATTCCATTCCTTTTCAACAGAATTGGTGTGAAGAATATGATCTTATTGGGTATGGCAGCATGGATCCTGCGATATGTTTTCTTTGCGTATGGTGATACCGGAAATAATACATGGATGTTATATGCGGGTATTATTTTGCATGGTATCTGTTATGATTTCTTCTTCGTAACCGGATACATGTATACTGAGAAAAAAGCAGGAGCAAAGATCAAAAATGCCGCACAGGGTCTGTTCACATTCGCTACCTATGGTGTAGGTATGTTCATAGGAACCTGGTTCAGTGGTTATATCGTTGACACTTATAAAACAGGTGAAACCCACAACTGGCTAAATATCTGGTACGTACCTGCTTACATTGCCATGGGTGTACTGGTTTATTTTATTTTGTTCTTTAAAGAAAAGAAAACAGCTTAG
- a CDS encoding DUF6728 family protein, protein MGILKQLAEYLYLRKKDPDQPRTQWMKYMHGMNRISLIMFIMAVLIIIFKLVILPMFRG, encoded by the coding sequence ATGGGGATTTTAAAACAACTTGCAGAATACCTTTATCTGAGAAAAAAAGATCCGGATCAACCACGAACTCAATGGATGAAGTATATGCATGGTATGAACCGGATATCGTTGATCATGTTCATAATGGCTGTTTTGATCATCATTTTCAAGTTGGTGATCTTGCCTATGTTCCGCGGGTAA
- a CDS encoding DUF1343 domain-containing protein gives MKHLLYVLFLIAFSSTIIAQPKSGVGKKQDKPEVAPVKPAAYRTEVYLPLLEGKRVGIFANHTATIGKKHLVDSLFTLGVKISKVFGPEHGFRGDADAGEKVDTYIDPQLGIPVISLYGKKRKPSAEDLADVDVLLFDIQDVGTRFYTYISSLQEFMDAAFEHGKPLLILDRPNPNGFYVDGPILDTAYKSFVGMQPIPIVYGMTMGEYAMMLAGEKWLSPKANERNDYYRRANTSRDTLFHFMVIKNEAYDHKSKYTLPVKPSPNLPDMASIYWYASTCFFEGTVLSEGRGTEHPFVIFGHPYLPKNMYAFTPISRDGAKEPKLKDKQCYGWNLFGSNEQVLKSVDNKIQLKYILEAYKLFPDKENFFIKPKSDRPTDFFFNKLAGSDALMNQIKAGKTEKEIRDSWAPGLEAFKKIRKKYLLYTDFE, from the coding sequence ATGAAGCATCTTTTATATGTTTTATTCCTTATTGCTTTTTCCTCAACAATAATCGCTCAGCCCAAGTCTGGTGTTGGGAAAAAACAAGATAAACCTGAGGTAGCACCTGTTAAACCAGCAGCGTATCGTACTGAAGTTTATTTACCGCTTCTCGAGGGAAAAAGAGTAGGCATTTTTGCCAATCACACCGCTACCATTGGGAAGAAACACCTTGTAGACAGCTTATTTACATTGGGTGTTAAAATAAGCAAGGTATTTGGTCCTGAACATGGATTCAGAGGTGATGCAGATGCAGGTGAAAAAGTTGATACTTATATAGATCCGCAATTGGGTATCCCTGTTATTTCCCTGTATGGTAAAAAAAGAAAACCAAGTGCAGAAGATCTTGCTGATGTAGACGTATTACTATTTGATATTCAAGATGTAGGAACACGATTTTATACCTACATCTCTTCATTACAAGAGTTCATGGATGCAGCATTTGAACATGGAAAACCATTGCTGATACTAGACCGCCCTAACCCCAATGGATTTTATGTTGATGGCCCTATATTGGATACTGCTTACAAGAGTTTTGTAGGCATGCAACCCATTCCGATTGTATATGGCATGACCATGGGTGAATACGCGATGATGTTGGCGGGAGAAAAATGGCTATCCCCTAAAGCCAATGAACGAAACGATTATTACCGTAGAGCTAACACCTCACGTGATACCCTTTTTCATTTTATGGTCATTAAGAATGAAGCCTATGATCATAAAAGCAAATACACATTGCCGGTAAAGCCTTCACCGAACTTACCAGATATGGCTTCTATCTATTGGTATGCCAGCACTTGTTTTTTTGAAGGAACCGTATTGAGTGAAGGGAGAGGAACAGAACACCCCTTTGTTATTTTTGGTCATCCTTATTTACCAAAAAATATGTACGCTTTTACTCCGATCAGCCGTGATGGAGCAAAAGAGCCAAAACTTAAAGACAAACAATGTTATGGCTGGAATCTCTTTGGCAGCAATGAACAGGTATTGAAAAGTGTAGATAATAAAATTCAGTTGAAATATATACTAGAAGCTTACAAGCTCTTCCCTGATAAAGAGAACTTCTTCATTAAACCCAAAAGTGATCGTCCGACTGATTTTTTTTTCAATAAACTCGCTGGATCAGATGCATTGATGAATCAAATCAAAGCAGGCAAAACAGAAAAAGAGATTCGAGACAGTTGGGCACCCGGACTAGAAGCTTTTAAGAAGATCAGAAAGAAATATCTATTGTACACAGATTTTGAATAA
- a CDS encoding peptidylprolyl isomerase, which translates to MQQVKKGDTVKVHYHGKLTNGTTFDSSAGREPLEFEVGSGMVIPGFDEGVTGMTIGDKKTIHIPADQAYGQKEEHMIMEFPRDRFPADMVPEVGMQLNMSNGSGQNFPVVITEVREAVVVLDANHPLAGEDLIFDLELVSINGGSSLIITP; encoded by the coding sequence ATGCAACAAGTAAAAAAAGGTGATACTGTAAAAGTGCATTATCACGGTAAACTTACCAACGGAACAACTTTCGATTCATCTGCAGGCAGAGAACCTTTGGAGTTTGAAGTAGGTAGTGGCATGGTGATTCCCGGATTTGATGAGGGTGTTACCGGTATGACCATCGGAGATAAAAAAACAATTCATATTCCTGCTGATCAGGCATATGGACAAAAAGAAGAGCACATGATCATGGAGTTCCCTCGTGATCGTTTTCCTGCTGATATGGTTCCTGAAGTAGGTATGCAATTGAATATGAGCAACGGATCAGGACAAAACTTTCCTGTAGTGATCACAGAAGTTCGTGAAGCAGTTGTAGTATTGGATGCGAATCATCCTCTGGCTGGAGAAGATCTGATCTTTGATCTGGAACTGGTTTCGATCAATGGTGGTAGTTCTTTGATCATTACTCCGTAA
- a CDS encoding aminotransferase class I/II-fold pyridoxal phosphate-dependent enzyme: MRHKITDAIRIQTNKTNEMEHSTPLFLTSSFCFDDAESMRAAFADETDDNIYSRFSNPNVQEFTDKICALEGAEVGYATASGMSAVFGSFMALMKKGDHLLSCNSIFGSTHTVISKYLPKYGIDHSYIAANATEEEWEAAIQPNTKMIYLETPTNPGLDILDLDMIGKVARKHQIILNVDNCFATPVNQRPIEYGADLVVHSATKWLDGQGRVLGGVIVGKKELIHDIYLFCRSTGPALSPFNAWILSKSLETLDVRMERHAANALHIATALENHPKLSWLKYPFLKSHPQYAIATKQMQNGGGIVCFELKGGLEAGRHFLNRLKMLSLTANLGDTRSIASHPASTTHAKLTEEERLAVNITPGLIRISVGLEHREDILADILQALS; the protein is encoded by the coding sequence ATGCGCCATAAAATCACAGATGCTATCCGCATACAAACGAATAAAACGAATGAAATGGAACATTCTACACCCCTGTTCCTGACGAGTAGTTTTTGTTTTGATGATGCAGAATCCATGCGCGCAGCATTTGCAGATGAAACGGATGATAATATTTATAGTCGGTTCAGTAATCCGAATGTGCAGGAGTTCACGGATAAGATCTGTGCGCTGGAAGGTGCTGAAGTAGGTTATGCAACTGCTTCAGGTATGAGCGCTGTTTTTGGATCTTTTATGGCATTAATGAAAAAGGGGGATCATTTATTATCCTGTAATTCCATTTTTGGAAGTACGCATACCGTCATTTCTAAATACCTCCCGAAATACGGAATCGATCACTCATATATAGCCGCCAATGCTACAGAAGAAGAATGGGAAGCAGCGATACAGCCCAATACAAAAATGATCTATCTCGAAACACCTACCAATCCCGGATTGGATATACTGGATCTGGACATGATCGGTAAGGTGGCTCGTAAACATCAGATCATTTTAAATGTAGATAATTGCTTCGCCACACCCGTCAACCAACGTCCAATAGAATATGGGGCTGATCTTGTTGTTCATTCTGCAACAAAATGGCTGGATGGACAAGGGCGCGTATTGGGAGGTGTTATTGTAGGAAAAAAAGAATTGATCCATGATATTTATCTGTTTTGCAGAAGCACAGGTCCAGCCTTATCTCCATTCAATGCATGGATATTGAGTAAGAGCCTGGAAACATTGGATGTAAGAATGGAAAGACATGCTGCCAATGCTTTGCACATCGCCACTGCGTTAGAAAATCATCCGAAACTCAGCTGGTTGAAATATCCATTTTTAAAGAGTCATCCACAATATGCCATTGCCACCAAGCAAATGCAAAATGGAGGCGGAATTGTTTGTTTTGAACTAAAAGGTGGACTGGAAGCAGGGCGTCATTTTTTGAATCGTTTAAAGATGCTCTCGTTGACTGCAAATCTGGGAGATACGCGAAGTATTGCTTCACATCCTGCCAGTACCACGCATGCTAAACTCACGGAAGAAGAAAGACTAGCAGTGAATATAACACCCGGATTGATCCGTATCTCGGTGGGGCTTGAGCATCGGGAAGATATATTGGCAGATATTCTTCAGGCACTATCTTAA
- the metX gene encoding homoserine O-acetyltransferase: MRNNQLKYFESKQPFVLENGAVLPEITIAYRTYGVWKGADTKVVWVCHALTANADCADWWKGLVGEGYLIDPEKYFIVCANILGSCYGTTGPTSMNPENQQTYFSDFPSVTIRDMVNAHILLRKHLGIEQIFLLMGGSMGGYQVLEWAVMERSCIQKIFLIATSPSESAWGVAVHTAQRLAIEADHTWKNKEMNAGTAGLKAARAIGMLTYRNYGIFQQAQTDPDPEKIDDFKASSYIHYQGEKLVKRFNAYSYWLLTKSMDSHHLARGRGGDLILTLKSIPQPVLIMGIKSDILCPVDEQRFMKEHMPNASLVEIDSTYGHDGFIIETAQISHHLNEWLIANRK, from the coding sequence ATGCGGAATAATCAACTAAAGTATTTTGAAAGCAAACAGCCGTTTGTTTTAGAAAATGGGGCGGTATTACCTGAAATAACCATTGCGTATCGCACATATGGTGTTTGGAAAGGTGCCGATACCAAAGTGGTATGGGTTTGTCACGCGTTAACGGCGAATGCAGATTGTGCAGATTGGTGGAAAGGATTGGTGGGGGAAGGTTATTTGATCGATCCTGAAAAATACTTTATCGTTTGTGCCAATATTCTTGGTTCTTGTTATGGTACCACCGGACCCACCAGTATGAATCCGGAAAATCAACAGACCTATTTCAGTGATTTTCCATCGGTAACCATTCGTGATATGGTGAATGCACATATCCTCTTGCGTAAACATTTAGGTATTGAGCAAATATTTTTACTGATGGGGGGAAGTATGGGTGGTTATCAGGTGTTGGAATGGGCAGTTATGGAGCGATCATGCATTCAGAAAATATTTCTGATTGCTACCTCACCTTCAGAGAGTGCATGGGGAGTGGCTGTTCATACTGCACAAAGACTTGCCATAGAAGCAGATCATACCTGGAAAAATAAAGAAATGAATGCAGGTACTGCCGGATTGAAAGCCGCTCGTGCCATTGGAATGCTTACTTATCGTAACTATGGTATTTTTCAGCAAGCGCAAACAGATCCGGATCCTGAGAAGATCGATGATTTCAAAGCTTCATCTTATATCCATTATCAAGGAGAAAAATTGGTGAAGCGCTTCAATGCTTATTCTTATTGGTTACTTACCAAGTCAATGGATAGTCATCATCTGGCGCGGGGAAGAGGCGGAGACCTGATCCTTACATTGAAAAGTATACCTCAGCCTGTATTGATTATGGGAATCAAGAGTGATATCCTTTGTCCGGTTGATGAGCAGCGATTCATGAAAGAACATATGCCCAATGCTTCTTTAGTGGAAATTGATTCCACATATGGACATGATGGTTTTATTATTGAAACCGCTCAGATCAGCCATCACTTGAATGAATGGTTGATTGCAAATAGAAAATAG
- a CDS encoding penicillin acylase family protein — MKKSILLLSFSLLVLSLSAQFNINKIEIVRDSFGVPHIFAPTDAEVAYGLAWAHAEDDFYTIQQSYMAGKALLGAYKGKEGATIDYIVHLMRIKELVAAKYESDISPAYKRLLEGYAAGFNAYAKAHPKEVLLKKLFPITPKDMLQYSVLQLCVLSGADGALKSIFGNTVPVLDDMKPGGSNAFAFNSRKTTDGQTYLAINSHQPLEGPVSWYEAHLQSEEGWNIIGANFPGAPTILSGVNEYLGWAHTVNEPDKLDVYQLSINPNNKLQYLFDGQWETLEEKTANLKVKVSAIRIGVKRKVYWSKYGPTVITERGTFSIRMPAQMDIRGLEEWYWLNKAKNFTEFKKALNMMAIPGYNIVYADRYDTIYYLSNGRIPVRDKMYNWRGTLPGNTSKTLWTEIHPLENLPQVLQPSSGFVYNTNHSPFHATEGPDNFKLSDLTMGYETLENNRSMRFAELIKQYDKVSYEDFKRIKYDGRYPEKFSFAIDIDSLFMLNASQYPALADLIHQLKQWDRNSDIQNTGATIFAHINYQIYALARQGKRPAILTTPICISLLENTRKDLMQYFGKTNVPLGDYQKHVRGDKSIPLPGLPDVLTAMYSVTWKNGMVKGNQGESYIELVRFTKDGPIIESINTYGASAKKGSPHYTDQMEMFAAQKTKKMSLKKEDAYKNAIRVYHPSK; from the coding sequence ATGAAAAAATCAATTCTTCTTCTCAGCTTCTCCCTTTTGGTGCTCTCTCTTTCTGCACAGTTCAACATCAACAAAATTGAGATCGTTAGAGACAGCTTCGGTGTTCCACACATTTTTGCGCCTACCGATGCCGAAGTGGCTTATGGATTGGCATGGGCGCATGCGGAAGATGACTTCTACACCATTCAACAATCTTATATGGCCGGAAAAGCATTATTAGGTGCCTATAAAGGAAAAGAGGGTGCAACCATAGATTATATTGTACATCTCATGCGCATTAAGGAACTGGTCGCAGCGAAATATGAGTCAGATATTTCACCGGCATATAAGCGATTATTAGAAGGCTATGCAGCAGGGTTCAATGCATATGCTAAAGCTCACCCCAAAGAAGTTCTACTGAAGAAACTTTTCCCGATCACGCCAAAAGATATGTTGCAGTATTCAGTGTTACAATTATGTGTATTATCAGGTGCTGATGGCGCATTAAAATCAATATTCGGAAATACTGTTCCCGTTCTGGATGACATGAAACCGGGCGGCAGTAATGCATTTGCTTTTAATTCCAGGAAGACCACTGATGGACAAACCTATCTGGCGATCAATTCTCATCAACCTTTGGAAGGACCGGTAAGCTGGTATGAAGCACATTTGCAAAGCGAAGAAGGATGGAATATCATAGGTGCCAATTTTCCCGGAGCACCTACGATCTTAAGTGGCGTGAATGAATATTTGGGTTGGGCACATACCGTGAATGAGCCTGACAAATTAGATGTCTATCAGTTATCCATCAATCCCAATAATAAGCTACAATACTTATTTGATGGGCAATGGGAAACGCTGGAAGAAAAAACAGCAAATCTTAAAGTAAAAGTATCCGCCATCCGAATCGGTGTTAAAAGAAAAGTTTATTGGAGTAAATATGGTCCAACCGTAATCACAGAACGGGGTACTTTTTCTATTCGCATGCCGGCTCAAATGGATATTCGCGGATTAGAGGAATGGTATTGGTTGAATAAGGCAAAGAACTTCACAGAATTTAAAAAAGCCTTGAACATGATGGCCATTCCGGGATACAACATTGTTTACGCAGACCGATATGACACCATTTATTATTTGAGCAATGGCCGTATTCCGGTTCGTGACAAAATGTACAACTGGCGCGGAACCTTACCCGGCAATACTTCCAAGACTTTATGGACAGAGATTCATCCGCTGGAAAATTTACCACAGGTTTTACAACCTTCATCCGGATTTGTATACAATACCAACCACTCTCCATTTCATGCTACTGAAGGACCAGACAATTTCAAGCTCTCAGATCTTACCATGGGATACGAGACATTAGAGAATAACAGAAGCATGCGTTTTGCTGAATTGATCAAACAATATGATAAAGTCTCGTATGAAGATTTCAAACGAATAAAATATGATGGAAGATATCCTGAAAAATTCTCCTTTGCGATTGATATCGATAGTCTTTTTATGCTGAATGCTTCCCAATATCCTGCACTTGCTGATTTGATCCATCAATTAAAACAATGGGATCGCAACAGTGATATTCAAAATACAGGTGCTACGATTTTTGCGCATATCAATTATCAGATCTATGCATTAGCCCGACAAGGCAAGCGACCCGCGATACTCACCACCCCTATTTGTATCAGTTTACTAGAAAATACCAGAAAAGATCTTATGCAGTATTTTGGTAAAACCAATGTACCGCTGGGCGACTATCAGAAGCATGTTCGAGGTGATAAATCCATCCCCTTACCCGGATTACCCGATGTATTAACAGCCATGTATTCTGTAACATGGAAGAATGGTATGGTGAAAGGCAATCAGGGCGAGAGTTACATTGAATTGGTACGTTTTACAAAAGACGGACCGATCATCGAAAGTATCAATACGTATGGAGCATCCGCCAAAAAAGGAAGTCCGCATTATACCGATCAAATGGAAATGTTTGCAGCGCAGAAAACAAAAAAGATGAGTTTAAAAAAAGAGGATGCATATAAAAACGCGATCCGAGTTTATCATCCTAGTAAATAA
- a CDS encoding Gfo/Idh/MocA family oxidoreductase, translating into MKKIAMLGSGFIGRFYADSLQGYRSRDRIVSIYSRREESAKKFAVDYQCDHWTTNMEEAIAHPDVDVVCISLPNNLHEAAVLLCCKHKKAVMTTKPLGRNAEEAKRMLLAVEEAGIFNGYLEDLVYTPKFIKAMESVKNGALGRILWAKSRETHPGPHSEWFWDIEQAGGGCILDLGCHCVEITRSYIGKDIKPVEVMCWADTQVKPIDAEDHAIGLVKYENGAIGQFEVSWTFRGGLDLRDEVMGSEGTIWINSFLRTGFDMFTTGKGADYVAEKAESNTGWLFPVGDELNELGYNHMFMDMFNAMEKGVPPKETFYDGYVVNSILDAAYKSAKSKQWEPVKLDIWRGQTGLTKESHLISYDNDHYLIKEEMTHFGTKKLILKNKKTGKITEQII; encoded by the coding sequence ATGAAAAAAATTGCCATGCTTGGCTCCGGTTTTATTGGCCGATTTTATGCCGATTCATTACAAGGTTATAGAAGTCGTGATAGAATTGTAAGCATCTATTCACGCAGAGAAGAAAGTGCCAAAAAGTTCGCCGTTGATTATCAGTGCGACCATTGGACCACAAATATGGAAGAAGCCATTGCACATCCTGATGTTGATGTTGTTTGCATCTCACTTCCCAATAATTTACATGAGGCTGCAGTTTTGTTATGTTGTAAACATAAGAAAGCTGTAATGACTACAAAGCCTTTGGGAAGAAATGCAGAAGAAGCCAAAAGAATGCTATTGGCAGTAGAAGAAGCCGGCATCTTCAATGGTTATCTGGAAGATCTTGTTTATACACCCAAGTTCATCAAAGCCATGGAAAGTGTGAAGAATGGTGCTTTGGGAAGAATTCTCTGGGCGAAGTCAAGAGAAACACATCCTGGCCCACACAGCGAATGGTTTTGGGATATTGAACAAGCAGGCGGAGGATGTATTCTGGATCTTGGTTGTCATTGCGTTGAGATCACCAGAAGTTATATCGGAAAAGACATCAAGCCTGTAGAAGTGATGTGCTGGGCAGATACTCAAGTAAAACCCATTGATGCCGAAGATCATGCCATTGGTTTAGTGAAGTATGAAAACGGAGCCATCGGACAATTTGAAGTAAGCTGGACCTTTCGAGGAGGACTGGATCTTCGTGATGAAGTGATGGGTAGTGAAGGAACTATTTGGATCAATAGTTTTTTAAGAACAGGTTTTGACATGTTCACTACCGGAAAGGGGGCAGATTATGTTGCAGAAAAAGCGGAGAGCAATACAGGTTGGCTTTTCCCTGTTGGCGATGAGCTGAATGAACTTGGCTACAACCATATGTTCATGGATATGTTCAATGCCATGGAAAAAGGAGTTCCTCCCAAAGAAACATTTTATGATGGATATGTTGTGAACTCGATCCTGGACGCAGCGTATAAATCAGCAAAAAGCAAACAATGGGAGCCTGTAAAACTCGATATCTGGCGAGGACAAACAGGTCTGACCAAAGAAAGTCATCTCATCTCTTATGATAATGACCATTATCTTATCAAGGAAGAAATGACTCACTTTGGTACGAAAAAACTGATCTTAAAAAATAAAAAGACAGGAAAGATCACAGAGCAAATCATTTAA